A window of the Enterobacteriaceae bacterium 4M9 genome harbors these coding sequences:
- a CDS encoding MFS transporter yields the protein MTEASAVDKTSLTDSDTRKRVWAIVGASSGNLVEWFDFYVYSFCSLYFAHIFFPSGNPTTQLLQTAGIFAAGFLMRPIGGWLFGYIADKHGRKNSMLISVCMMCFGSLVIACLPGYAVIGTWAPALLLMARLFQGLSVGGEYGTSATYMSEVAVEGRKGFYASFQYVTLIGGQLMALLVVVVLQQILTNEELRAWGWRIPFALGAVLAVVALWLRRSLNETSDKSTRALKEAGSLRGLWRNRRAFVMVLGFTAGGSLSFYTFTTYMQKYLVNTAGMTANTASMIMTGALFIYMIVQPFFGALSDKIGRRNSMLCFGSLATICTVPILTALQTVNSPWAAFGLVMLALLIVSFYTSISGILKAEMFPAQVRALGVGLSYAVANALFGGSAEYVALSLKSLGSETTFFWYVSVMGAISFLVSLMLHRKGKGMKL from the coding sequence ATGACAGAAGCAAGCGCCGTCGACAAAACAAGCCTGACGGACAGTGATACCCGCAAGCGAGTATGGGCGATTGTTGGGGCATCTTCAGGAAACCTGGTAGAGTGGTTCGACTTTTACGTGTATTCGTTTTGCTCGCTCTACTTTGCGCATATCTTCTTCCCGTCAGGAAATCCGACTACCCAGCTTTTGCAGACAGCCGGTATCTTTGCTGCTGGTTTTCTGATGCGTCCCATTGGTGGGTGGTTGTTCGGCTATATTGCCGACAAACACGGCCGCAAAAATTCCATGCTGATCTCTGTATGCATGATGTGCTTTGGATCGCTGGTCATTGCCTGCCTGCCTGGCTATGCGGTTATCGGCACGTGGGCTCCGGCGTTGCTGCTTATGGCACGGCTCTTTCAGGGGTTATCGGTCGGAGGAGAATATGGCACCAGTGCGACGTATATGAGTGAAGTTGCTGTGGAGGGGAGAAAGGGGTTTTATGCTTCTTTCCAGTACGTCACGCTTATTGGCGGGCAGCTCATGGCTTTGCTGGTTGTCGTGGTATTGCAGCAAATCCTGACCAATGAGGAATTACGTGCCTGGGGCTGGCGCATTCCTTTTGCACTGGGTGCGGTGCTGGCCGTTGTTGCGTTATGGCTGCGCCGTTCGTTGAATGAAACATCGGATAAAAGCACGCGTGCACTCAAAGAGGCAGGTTCACTGCGGGGTCTGTGGCGTAATCGTCGCGCTTTTGTCATGGTGCTGGGTTTTACTGCCGGTGGCTCGCTGAGCTTTTACACCTTCACGACTTACATGCAAAAGTATCTGGTCAATACCGCAGGGATGACAGCTAACACCGCCAGCATGATAATGACCGGTGCACTCTTTATTTATATGATAGTGCAACCTTTCTTTGGAGCGCTGTCGGATAAAATTGGACGCCGTAATTCTATGCTGTGTTTTGGCTCGCTGGCTACCATTTGCACCGTACCCATTCTGACTGCGTTACAGACGGTAAATTCGCCGTGGGCGGCGTTTGGTCTGGTTATGCTGGCGTTGCTGATTGTTAGTTTCTACACCTCTATTAGCGGCATCCTGAAAGCCGAAATGTTCCCGGCTCAGGTGCGGGCGTTGGGTGTTGGGCTGTCTTATGCGGTTGCGAATGCACTTTTTGGCGGCTCAGCGGAGTATGTTGCTCTGTCGCTTAAATCTCTCGGCTCAGAAACCACCTTCTTCTGGTATGTTTCTGTGATGGGGGCTATTTCATTTCTGGTCTCGCTGATGCTGCACCGCAAAGGCAAAGGAATGAAACTTTAA